A genomic segment from Bombus affinis isolate iyBomAffi1 chromosome 13, iyBomAffi1.2, whole genome shotgun sequence encodes:
- the LOC126923333 gene encoding nuclear valosin-containing protein-like isoform X1, whose amino-acid sequence MFMTPDIRKMQKVGKLNPSIDIIPLQGSSGDYKSKTMNNKHKIDSSHKYLRDQLLISRVQTYMHENENKVYIDVNEMADALQKKYRDYRIKKRGPFRVLVRKAYDELTEMFAKKYCSREWPPYDDEDEEEEVDVESDPQNTVLDGMLLKMYKKSQNKQNGNSSDKELIDISSDDDVSKVESNSNKINEPEIVEKDQQKPGPSSGIEKAVHAKDVEQQTTPSKEIQQTSTVSTAATTTTSNTMVESAKKRQRDKDVDSSQFMFIKKVKGIPISESKVTFADIGGNDKALKTVCKLLAHMKHPEIFKQLGISPPRGFLLHGPPGCGKTLMAYAIAGELDIPLLKVAAPELVAGVSGESEARIRELFEQALAIAPCVIFLDEIDAVAPHRATAQREMERRIVAQLLSCLDELSLKENGTRVLVLGATNRPDSLDPALRRAGRFDHEVCLGIPDRDARAKILAVHTEKVALAPNVSLSTIASLTPGFVGADLVALIREAAMAAMDRILEDLKSVPDNKSSQIPEHSTVTEKKTESFENSSNLVEEVTIEPSTSNQNNVPKLNKTSNTESLQATLEMDVIQENSKSPDLTGLLTWLRNDPPLPSERLSNLCIEHNDFETAVHIIQPSAKREGFATVPDVTWDDVGSLRDIREELQMAILAPIRHSEQFIALGLTAPTGVLLCGPPGCGKTLLAKAIANEAGINFISVKGPELLNMYVGESEKAVRQCFIRARNSAPCVIFFDELDALCPRRSEGDNSATSRVVNQMLTEMDGVEGRQGVFLMAASNRPDIIDPAVLRPGRLDKILYVDLPTSADRVDILRALTKNATKPKLAADVNLEEIGYNSKCDGYTGADLAALIREAGIEALRELMDMHYSGQPEISMRHFVVAFDKIRPSVQEKDIKHYEKLKKLYSIKKKSDDTPMETPTDTPIVDVVMEPMET is encoded by the exons a TGTTCATGACGCCTGACATTAGAAAAATGCAGAAGGTTGGAAAATTGAATCCTTCGATTGATATTATTCCATTACAAGGATCTAGTGGAGATTACAAATCAAAAACTAtgaataataaacataaaattgaTTCTTCTCATAAATACTTGCGGGATCAATTACTAATATCACGTGTACAAACG tatatgcatgaaaatgaaaataaagtctATATTGACGTTAATGAAATGGCAGATGCTTTACAAAAGAAGTATAGAGATTACCGTATTAAAAAACGAGGTCCCTTCAGGGTATTAGTGCGTAAAGCATATGATGAACTTACAGAAATGTTTGCAAAGAAATATTGTTCTCGCGAATGGCCTCCTTATGATGATGAAGATGAAGAGGAAGAGGTTGATGTCGag TCAGATCCTCAAAATACTGTGTTAGATGGAATGCtcttaaaaatgtataaaaaatcaCAAAACAAACAGAATGGAAATTCCAGTGATAAGGAACTTATAGATATTAGTAGTGATGATGATGTAAGCAAAGTGGAgtcaaattcaaataaaataaatgaaccCGAGATTGTGGAGAAAGATCAACAGAAACCAGGTCCATCTTCGGGTATAGAAAAAGCTGTGCATGCTAAAGATGTCGAACAACAAACAACA CCTAGTAAAGAAATACAACAAACTAGTACAGTGAGTACAGCAGCTACTACAACAACCTCAAATACAATGGTAGAATCTGCAAAGAAGCGACAACGCGATAAAGATGTTGATAGTAGTCAATTCATGTTCATAAAGAAAGTCAAAGGGATACCAATTTCTGAATCCAAAGTCACATTTGCTGACATAGGAGGAAATGATAAAGCTTTAAAAACTGTATgtaaattacttgcacatatgaAACATCCAGAAATCTTTAAGCAACTTGGTATATCTCCACCAAGAGGATTCTTACTTCATGGTCCACCTGGATGTGGAAAGACTTTAATGGCGTATGCTATTGCAGGA GAGTTAGATATACCATTGTTGAAAGTAGCAGCACCTGAATTGGTAGCAGGAGTATCAGGTGAAAGCGAAGCAAGAATTCGAGAATTATTTGAACAGGCACTTGCAATAGCACCTTGTGTAATTTTTTTAGACGAAATAGATGCTGTAGCACCACATAGAGCCACAGCTCAAAGAGAAATGGAGAGAAGAATTGTTGCACAACTGTTATCATGTTTGGATG AATTAAGTTTGAAAGAAAATGGTACTAGGGTATTAGTACTTGGAGCAACAAACCGACCTGATTCATTGGACCCTGCATTAAGGAGAGCTGGCAGATTTGATCATGAAGTGTGTCTAGGTATACCAGATAGAGATGCAAGAGCAAAGATTTTAGCTGTGCACACAGAAAAGGTAGCACTTGCTCCAAATGTTAGTTTATCCACAATAGCTTCACTTACACCAGGTTTTGTTGGAGCCGATTTAGTTGCATTAATTAGAGAAGCAGCTATGGCAGCTATGGACAG AATACTTGAAGACTTGAAGTCGGTTCCAGATAATAAATCTTCACAAATTCCAGAACATAGTACTGTTACTGAGAAAAAAACTGAAAGTTTTGAAAATTCTAGTAATTTAGTCGAAGAAGTAACTATTGAACCATCTACCTCAAATCAAAATAATGTTCCTAAGTTAAATAAAACAAGTAATACAGAGAGTCTTCAAGCAACTTTGGAAATGGATGTAATACAAGAAAATTCCAAATCTCCAGATTTAACAGGGTTACTTACTTGGTTGCGTAATGATCCGCCACTTCCTTCAGAAAGACTATCAAATTTATGTATTGAACACAATGACTTTGAAACCGCTGTTCATATAATTCAGCCATCAGCCAAAAGAGAAGGTTTTGCAACAGTACCTGATGTTACATGGGATGATGTTGGTTCGTTACGAGATATTAGAGAAGAATTGCAAATGGCTATACTT GCTCCAATTCGACATTCCGAACAATTTATAGCGCTAGGATTAACAGCACCAACTGGAGTATTATTATGTGGTCCACCTGGTTGTGGGAAAACATTATTAGCTAAAGCTATTGCAAATGAGGCtggtattaattttatttctgttaAAGGACCAGAGCTTTTAAATATG TATGTTGGTGAAAGTGAAAAAGCAGTTCGACAGTGTTTTATTAGAGCTAGGAATTCTGCTCCGTGCGTTATATTTTTTGACGAATTGGACGCATTGTGTCCCAGACGATCAGAAGGTGATAATTCTGCTACTTCACGTGTTGTAAACCAAATGTTGACTGAAATGGATGGAGTAGAAGGACGACAAGGAGTATTTTTAATGGCTGCGAGCAATCGTCCTGATATTATAGATCCAGCAGTATTAAGACCAGGAAGATTAGATAAGATTTTATATGTTGATTTGCCTACCTCAGCAGATCGTGTTGACATCTTAAGAGCACTAACAAAG AATGCAACCAAACCAAAATTAGCTGCAGATGTAAATCTTGAAGAAATAGGATATAATAGTAAATGCGATGGTTATACTGGAGCCGACTTAGCAGCTTTAATCAGAGAAGCTGGGATAGAAGCATTAAGAGAATTAATGGATATGCATTATTCAGGACAACCAGAAATCTCTATGCGACATTTTGTAGTCGCATTTGATAAAATAAGACCGTCCGTACAAGAGAAG GATATCAAACACtatgaaaaattaaagaaattgtattcaattaaaaagaaatctGATGATACACCTATGGAAACTCCAACAGATACACCTATAGTAGATGTAGTCATGGAACCTATGGAaacgtga
- the LOC126923333 gene encoding nuclear valosin-containing protein-like isoform X2 gives MTPDIRKMQKVGKLNPSIDIIPLQGSSGDYKSKTMNNKHKIDSSHKYLRDQLLISRVQTYMHENENKVYIDVNEMADALQKKYRDYRIKKRGPFRVLVRKAYDELTEMFAKKYCSREWPPYDDEDEEEEVDVESDPQNTVLDGMLLKMYKKSQNKQNGNSSDKELIDISSDDDVSKVESNSNKINEPEIVEKDQQKPGPSSGIEKAVHAKDVEQQTTPSKEIQQTSTVSTAATTTTSNTMVESAKKRQRDKDVDSSQFMFIKKVKGIPISESKVTFADIGGNDKALKTVCKLLAHMKHPEIFKQLGISPPRGFLLHGPPGCGKTLMAYAIAGELDIPLLKVAAPELVAGVSGESEARIRELFEQALAIAPCVIFLDEIDAVAPHRATAQREMERRIVAQLLSCLDELSLKENGTRVLVLGATNRPDSLDPALRRAGRFDHEVCLGIPDRDARAKILAVHTEKVALAPNVSLSTIASLTPGFVGADLVALIREAAMAAMDRILEDLKSVPDNKSSQIPEHSTVTEKKTESFENSSNLVEEVTIEPSTSNQNNVPKLNKTSNTESLQATLEMDVIQENSKSPDLTGLLTWLRNDPPLPSERLSNLCIEHNDFETAVHIIQPSAKREGFATVPDVTWDDVGSLRDIREELQMAILAPIRHSEQFIALGLTAPTGVLLCGPPGCGKTLLAKAIANEAGINFISVKGPELLNMYVGESEKAVRQCFIRARNSAPCVIFFDELDALCPRRSEGDNSATSRVVNQMLTEMDGVEGRQGVFLMAASNRPDIIDPAVLRPGRLDKILYVDLPTSADRVDILRALTKNATKPKLAADVNLEEIGYNSKCDGYTGADLAALIREAGIEALRELMDMHYSGQPEISMRHFVVAFDKIRPSVQEKDIKHYEKLKKLYSIKKKSDDTPMETPTDTPIVDVVMEPMET, from the exons ATGACGCCTGACATTAGAAAAATGCAGAAGGTTGGAAAATTGAATCCTTCGATTGATATTATTCCATTACAAGGATCTAGTGGAGATTACAAATCAAAAACTAtgaataataaacataaaattgaTTCTTCTCATAAATACTTGCGGGATCAATTACTAATATCACGTGTACAAACG tatatgcatgaaaatgaaaataaagtctATATTGACGTTAATGAAATGGCAGATGCTTTACAAAAGAAGTATAGAGATTACCGTATTAAAAAACGAGGTCCCTTCAGGGTATTAGTGCGTAAAGCATATGATGAACTTACAGAAATGTTTGCAAAGAAATATTGTTCTCGCGAATGGCCTCCTTATGATGATGAAGATGAAGAGGAAGAGGTTGATGTCGag TCAGATCCTCAAAATACTGTGTTAGATGGAATGCtcttaaaaatgtataaaaaatcaCAAAACAAACAGAATGGAAATTCCAGTGATAAGGAACTTATAGATATTAGTAGTGATGATGATGTAAGCAAAGTGGAgtcaaattcaaataaaataaatgaaccCGAGATTGTGGAGAAAGATCAACAGAAACCAGGTCCATCTTCGGGTATAGAAAAAGCTGTGCATGCTAAAGATGTCGAACAACAAACAACA CCTAGTAAAGAAATACAACAAACTAGTACAGTGAGTACAGCAGCTACTACAACAACCTCAAATACAATGGTAGAATCTGCAAAGAAGCGACAACGCGATAAAGATGTTGATAGTAGTCAATTCATGTTCATAAAGAAAGTCAAAGGGATACCAATTTCTGAATCCAAAGTCACATTTGCTGACATAGGAGGAAATGATAAAGCTTTAAAAACTGTATgtaaattacttgcacatatgaAACATCCAGAAATCTTTAAGCAACTTGGTATATCTCCACCAAGAGGATTCTTACTTCATGGTCCACCTGGATGTGGAAAGACTTTAATGGCGTATGCTATTGCAGGA GAGTTAGATATACCATTGTTGAAAGTAGCAGCACCTGAATTGGTAGCAGGAGTATCAGGTGAAAGCGAAGCAAGAATTCGAGAATTATTTGAACAGGCACTTGCAATAGCACCTTGTGTAATTTTTTTAGACGAAATAGATGCTGTAGCACCACATAGAGCCACAGCTCAAAGAGAAATGGAGAGAAGAATTGTTGCACAACTGTTATCATGTTTGGATG AATTAAGTTTGAAAGAAAATGGTACTAGGGTATTAGTACTTGGAGCAACAAACCGACCTGATTCATTGGACCCTGCATTAAGGAGAGCTGGCAGATTTGATCATGAAGTGTGTCTAGGTATACCAGATAGAGATGCAAGAGCAAAGATTTTAGCTGTGCACACAGAAAAGGTAGCACTTGCTCCAAATGTTAGTTTATCCACAATAGCTTCACTTACACCAGGTTTTGTTGGAGCCGATTTAGTTGCATTAATTAGAGAAGCAGCTATGGCAGCTATGGACAG AATACTTGAAGACTTGAAGTCGGTTCCAGATAATAAATCTTCACAAATTCCAGAACATAGTACTGTTACTGAGAAAAAAACTGAAAGTTTTGAAAATTCTAGTAATTTAGTCGAAGAAGTAACTATTGAACCATCTACCTCAAATCAAAATAATGTTCCTAAGTTAAATAAAACAAGTAATACAGAGAGTCTTCAAGCAACTTTGGAAATGGATGTAATACAAGAAAATTCCAAATCTCCAGATTTAACAGGGTTACTTACTTGGTTGCGTAATGATCCGCCACTTCCTTCAGAAAGACTATCAAATTTATGTATTGAACACAATGACTTTGAAACCGCTGTTCATATAATTCAGCCATCAGCCAAAAGAGAAGGTTTTGCAACAGTACCTGATGTTACATGGGATGATGTTGGTTCGTTACGAGATATTAGAGAAGAATTGCAAATGGCTATACTT GCTCCAATTCGACATTCCGAACAATTTATAGCGCTAGGATTAACAGCACCAACTGGAGTATTATTATGTGGTCCACCTGGTTGTGGGAAAACATTATTAGCTAAAGCTATTGCAAATGAGGCtggtattaattttatttctgttaAAGGACCAGAGCTTTTAAATATG TATGTTGGTGAAAGTGAAAAAGCAGTTCGACAGTGTTTTATTAGAGCTAGGAATTCTGCTCCGTGCGTTATATTTTTTGACGAATTGGACGCATTGTGTCCCAGACGATCAGAAGGTGATAATTCTGCTACTTCACGTGTTGTAAACCAAATGTTGACTGAAATGGATGGAGTAGAAGGACGACAAGGAGTATTTTTAATGGCTGCGAGCAATCGTCCTGATATTATAGATCCAGCAGTATTAAGACCAGGAAGATTAGATAAGATTTTATATGTTGATTTGCCTACCTCAGCAGATCGTGTTGACATCTTAAGAGCACTAACAAAG AATGCAACCAAACCAAAATTAGCTGCAGATGTAAATCTTGAAGAAATAGGATATAATAGTAAATGCGATGGTTATACTGGAGCCGACTTAGCAGCTTTAATCAGAGAAGCTGGGATAGAAGCATTAAGAGAATTAATGGATATGCATTATTCAGGACAACCAGAAATCTCTATGCGACATTTTGTAGTCGCATTTGATAAAATAAGACCGTCCGTACAAGAGAAG GATATCAAACACtatgaaaaattaaagaaattgtattcaattaaaaagaaatctGATGATACACCTATGGAAACTCCAACAGATACACCTATAGTAGATGTAGTCATGGAACCTATGGAaacgtga
- the LOC126923333 gene encoding nuclear valosin-containing protein-like isoform X3, giving the protein MLLKMYKKSQNKQNGNSSDKELIDISSDDDVSKVESNSNKINEPEIVEKDQQKPGPSSGIEKAVHAKDVEQQTTPSKEIQQTSTVSTAATTTTSNTMVESAKKRQRDKDVDSSQFMFIKKVKGIPISESKVTFADIGGNDKALKTVCKLLAHMKHPEIFKQLGISPPRGFLLHGPPGCGKTLMAYAIAGELDIPLLKVAAPELVAGVSGESEARIRELFEQALAIAPCVIFLDEIDAVAPHRATAQREMERRIVAQLLSCLDELSLKENGTRVLVLGATNRPDSLDPALRRAGRFDHEVCLGIPDRDARAKILAVHTEKVALAPNVSLSTIASLTPGFVGADLVALIREAAMAAMDRILEDLKSVPDNKSSQIPEHSTVTEKKTESFENSSNLVEEVTIEPSTSNQNNVPKLNKTSNTESLQATLEMDVIQENSKSPDLTGLLTWLRNDPPLPSERLSNLCIEHNDFETAVHIIQPSAKREGFATVPDVTWDDVGSLRDIREELQMAILAPIRHSEQFIALGLTAPTGVLLCGPPGCGKTLLAKAIANEAGINFISVKGPELLNMYVGESEKAVRQCFIRARNSAPCVIFFDELDALCPRRSEGDNSATSRVVNQMLTEMDGVEGRQGVFLMAASNRPDIIDPAVLRPGRLDKILYVDLPTSADRVDILRALTKNATKPKLAADVNLEEIGYNSKCDGYTGADLAALIREAGIEALRELMDMHYSGQPEISMRHFVVAFDKIRPSVQEKDIKHYEKLKKLYSIKKKSDDTPMETPTDTPIVDVVMEPMET; this is encoded by the exons ATGCtcttaaaaatgtataaaaaatcaCAAAACAAACAGAATGGAAATTCCAGTGATAAGGAACTTATAGATATTAGTAGTGATGATGATGTAAGCAAAGTGGAgtcaaattcaaataaaataaatgaaccCGAGATTGTGGAGAAAGATCAACAGAAACCAGGTCCATCTTCGGGTATAGAAAAAGCTGTGCATGCTAAAGATGTCGAACAACAAACAACA CCTAGTAAAGAAATACAACAAACTAGTACAGTGAGTACAGCAGCTACTACAACAACCTCAAATACAATGGTAGAATCTGCAAAGAAGCGACAACGCGATAAAGATGTTGATAGTAGTCAATTCATGTTCATAAAGAAAGTCAAAGGGATACCAATTTCTGAATCCAAAGTCACATTTGCTGACATAGGAGGAAATGATAAAGCTTTAAAAACTGTATgtaaattacttgcacatatgaAACATCCAGAAATCTTTAAGCAACTTGGTATATCTCCACCAAGAGGATTCTTACTTCATGGTCCACCTGGATGTGGAAAGACTTTAATGGCGTATGCTATTGCAGGA GAGTTAGATATACCATTGTTGAAAGTAGCAGCACCTGAATTGGTAGCAGGAGTATCAGGTGAAAGCGAAGCAAGAATTCGAGAATTATTTGAACAGGCACTTGCAATAGCACCTTGTGTAATTTTTTTAGACGAAATAGATGCTGTAGCACCACATAGAGCCACAGCTCAAAGAGAAATGGAGAGAAGAATTGTTGCACAACTGTTATCATGTTTGGATG AATTAAGTTTGAAAGAAAATGGTACTAGGGTATTAGTACTTGGAGCAACAAACCGACCTGATTCATTGGACCCTGCATTAAGGAGAGCTGGCAGATTTGATCATGAAGTGTGTCTAGGTATACCAGATAGAGATGCAAGAGCAAAGATTTTAGCTGTGCACACAGAAAAGGTAGCACTTGCTCCAAATGTTAGTTTATCCACAATAGCTTCACTTACACCAGGTTTTGTTGGAGCCGATTTAGTTGCATTAATTAGAGAAGCAGCTATGGCAGCTATGGACAG AATACTTGAAGACTTGAAGTCGGTTCCAGATAATAAATCTTCACAAATTCCAGAACATAGTACTGTTACTGAGAAAAAAACTGAAAGTTTTGAAAATTCTAGTAATTTAGTCGAAGAAGTAACTATTGAACCATCTACCTCAAATCAAAATAATGTTCCTAAGTTAAATAAAACAAGTAATACAGAGAGTCTTCAAGCAACTTTGGAAATGGATGTAATACAAGAAAATTCCAAATCTCCAGATTTAACAGGGTTACTTACTTGGTTGCGTAATGATCCGCCACTTCCTTCAGAAAGACTATCAAATTTATGTATTGAACACAATGACTTTGAAACCGCTGTTCATATAATTCAGCCATCAGCCAAAAGAGAAGGTTTTGCAACAGTACCTGATGTTACATGGGATGATGTTGGTTCGTTACGAGATATTAGAGAAGAATTGCAAATGGCTATACTT GCTCCAATTCGACATTCCGAACAATTTATAGCGCTAGGATTAACAGCACCAACTGGAGTATTATTATGTGGTCCACCTGGTTGTGGGAAAACATTATTAGCTAAAGCTATTGCAAATGAGGCtggtattaattttatttctgttaAAGGACCAGAGCTTTTAAATATG TATGTTGGTGAAAGTGAAAAAGCAGTTCGACAGTGTTTTATTAGAGCTAGGAATTCTGCTCCGTGCGTTATATTTTTTGACGAATTGGACGCATTGTGTCCCAGACGATCAGAAGGTGATAATTCTGCTACTTCACGTGTTGTAAACCAAATGTTGACTGAAATGGATGGAGTAGAAGGACGACAAGGAGTATTTTTAATGGCTGCGAGCAATCGTCCTGATATTATAGATCCAGCAGTATTAAGACCAGGAAGATTAGATAAGATTTTATATGTTGATTTGCCTACCTCAGCAGATCGTGTTGACATCTTAAGAGCACTAACAAAG AATGCAACCAAACCAAAATTAGCTGCAGATGTAAATCTTGAAGAAATAGGATATAATAGTAAATGCGATGGTTATACTGGAGCCGACTTAGCAGCTTTAATCAGAGAAGCTGGGATAGAAGCATTAAGAGAATTAATGGATATGCATTATTCAGGACAACCAGAAATCTCTATGCGACATTTTGTAGTCGCATTTGATAAAATAAGACCGTCCGTACAAGAGAAG GATATCAAACACtatgaaaaattaaagaaattgtattcaattaaaaagaaatctGATGATACACCTATGGAAACTCCAACAGATACACCTATAGTAGATGTAGTCATGGAACCTATGGAaacgtga
- the LOC126923344 gene encoding aurora kinase C-like: MLKDKRSKSQTQKAISQVENNLKQLKISKVSSVLTENTSRNTENLNSTNSQCNTYLANIKQTKEKGFKKSTELMPPPKLPISSNTIAYISNITDDNKENKTEKNRDIEKNVEQNNTNKKSQSEKKWVLTDFDIGRPLGKGKFGNVYLAREKKSKFIIAMKVLFKAQIQKADVEHQVRREIEIQTHLRHPNILKMYGYFHDDKRVYLILEYAPNGELFKELNAQPEKRFDEIRTATYVSQLADALKYCHSKKVIHRDIKPENLLLGIKGELKMADFGWSVHAPSSRRNTLCGTLDYLPPEMVVGKTHDHTVDLWGLGVLCYECLVGKPPFLAETYDETYIKIKKAQYKFPNFISEGAKDLISKLLVVDANHRLPLEDVLRHPWIVQNRTTEPHVPQ; encoded by the exons ATGCTGAAGGATAAAAGATCTAAGTCTCAAACACAAAAGGCAATTTCTCAAGTTGAAAATAATCTTAAACAGTTAAAGATATCAAAAGTAAGTTCTGTATTGACTGAGAATACATCAAGAAATACAGAAAATTTAAATAGTACAAACAGTCAATGCAATACTTATTTGGCAAATATCAAACAAACTAAAGAAAAGGGCTTTAAAAAGTCAACAGAATTGATGCCGCCACCTAAATTACCTATATCTTCTAACACGATAGcatatatatcaaatataacTGATGATAACAAGGAAAATAAAACTGAAAAAAATAGAGACATTGAGAAGAATGTAGAACAAAACAATACAAATAAAAAGAGTCAAAGTGAAAAGAAGTGGGTTTTAACTGATTTTGATATTGGACGACCATTGGGAAAaggaaaatttggaaatgtttATCTAGCTAGAGAGAAGAAATCAAAATTTATCATTGCTATGAAAGTATTATTTAAAGCACAAATACAGAAAGCTGATGTGGAACATCAAGTTAGGAGGGAAATAGAAATTCAAACACATTTAAg GCATCCAAATATCTTAAAAATGTATGGATATTTTCATGATGATAAAAGGGTATATTTAATTTTGGAATATGCCCCAAATGGAGAATTATTTAAAGAATTGAATGCACAACCAGAGAAACGTTTTGATGAAATTAGAACAGCAACATACGTATCTCAATTAGCAGATGCTTTAAAATATTGTCATAGTAAAAAGGTGATACATCGTGATATCAAGCCTGAAAATTTATTACTTGGTATAAAGGGTGAATTAAAAATGGCAGATTTTGGATGGTCTGTCCATGCACCCTCATCTAGGAGAAATACTTTATGTGGTACTTTAGATTATTTACCACCAGAAATGGTTGTTGGAAAAACACATGATCATACTGTAGATTTATGGGGACTTGGTGTGCTTTGTTATGAATGTTTAGTTGGTAAACCTCCTTTTTTAGCTGAAACTTATGAtgaaacatatataaaaatcaaGAAAGCTCAATATAAATTTCCAAACTTTATTAGTGAAGGTGCAAAAGATTTAATATCTAAG CTATTAGTAGTTGACGCAAATCATAGATTACCTTTAGAAGATGTTTTAAGACATCCTTGGATTGTGCAAAATCGAACAACAGAACCACATGTACCACAATGA
- the LOC126923348 gene encoding ferritin subunit, with translation MKLIYIFLVTFLCINGSLGNKLQCTSRSVFDIPKNWTQMANSCTNELKAQVNTEINAAMTYLAMGAHFARDTVNRPGFSKFFFDSASEEREHAIKIIEYLLMRGHLTDDVSKLLDISSLGPLRETWSNGIEALKNALELETDVTKKIRNIIKHCEKPKDSNFNDYHLVDYLTGEFLTEQYKGQRDLAGKISTLGKMMATNGVLGEFLFDKKLLNNEV, from the exons ATGAAGCTGATTTACATTTTCCTCGTCACTTTTCTTTGCATCAATGGATCACTAGGAAATAAACTTCAAT GTACATCCAGATCTGTATTTGATATACCAAAGAATTGGACGCAAATGGCTAATTCATGCACGAATGAATTGAAAGCTCAAGTGAATACTGAGATTAATGCTGCTATGACTTATCTTGCAATG GGTGCTCATTTTGCTCGTGATACAGTTAATCGTCCAGGATTTAGCAAGTTTTTCTTTGATTCTGCCAGTGAAGAAAGAGAACatgcaataaaaattattgaatatCTGTTAATGCGTGGTCACTTAACAGATGATGTTAGCAAACTCTTGGACATCAGTTCG CTGGGACCATTGCGCGAAACCTGGAGTAACGGCATTGAAGCTCTAAAAAACGCTCTTGAATTAGAAACTGACGTTACAAAAAAGATTCGCAATATTATCAAACACTGTGAAAAACCAAAAGACAGCAACTTCAATGACTATCAT TTGGTGGACTACCTCACTGGAGAATTTCTAACTGAACAATATAAAGGTCAACGTGATCTTGCAGGAAAAATTTCAACTTTGGGCAAAATGATGGCAACAAATGGAGTATTAGGAGAATTCCTGTTTGATAAGAAACTTTTGAATAATGAAGTTTAA
- the LOC126923347 gene encoding uncharacterized protein LOC126923347 — MLFFGILSILLAVAAAEDTCYDDSLAVCDPIPKDGKSMLNCNAKYGHIERHPLIDLQSYANANVRVSFEFLLMSSYFGNYEDQRHGFKKLYRKFSDELWEDAINIIKYVTKRGDTMDFNQPPHLTEPTYERKVTYELNELHSLAKALDRQKELANKALNIHHDITKNDKINDAGVAHYVEERFIEPQADRVRDLAGYINDLKNLLTGNDHSVALFLFDEYLKNSL; from the exons ATGTTGTTCTTTGGAATATTATCCATTCTTCTGGCAGTTGCTGCTGCTGAAGATACATGCTATGATGATTCACTAGCAGTATGTGACCCAATACCAAAAG atGGAAAATCAATGTTAAACTGTAATGCAAAATATGGACATATTGAAAGACATCCTCTGATTGATCTTCAATCATATGCAAATGCTAATGTTAGAGTCAGCTTCGAATTTCTGCTAATGTCTAGTTATTTTGGAAATTATGAAGATCAACGTCATGGATTTAAGAAATTATATCGTAAATTTTCTGATGAATTGTGGGAGGATGCAATTAACATAATCAAATATGTTACCAAACGAGGTGACACAATGGACTTCAATCAACCACCACACTTGACGGAACCT ACTTACGAACGAAAAGTAACATATGAATTGAATGAACTTCACAGTTTAGCCAAAGCACTTGACAGACAAAAGGAGCTTGCAAATAAAGCCTTGAATATACATCATGACATTACAAAGAATGATAAGATAAACGATGCTGGTGTTGCTCATTATGTTGAAGAGAGATTCATAGAACCACAGGCAGATCGTGTTCGAGATTTAGCCGGCTATATAAATGATTTGAAGAATTTATTAACTGGAAATGATCATTCTGTAGCTCTATTTTTGTTTGATGAATATCTTAAGAATAGCTTGTAA